In Carya illinoinensis cultivar Pawnee chromosome 7, C.illinoinensisPawnee_v1, whole genome shotgun sequence, the following are encoded in one genomic region:
- the LOC122316781 gene encoding F-box/kelch-repeat protein At3g06240-like → MSKNYLPEEIVEEILLRLPVKSLLRFRCVSKLWRSLISDPRFTKWQFGQASQHPQRLLISSSSEIRSLGCDVPFGDSSALRELDVPFQRNGLRVRIIGSCNGLVCVALHSHKGFYIWNPSTGDHRKLPDPGAPPGGFIHWHGFGYDSSTDDYKLIVASYRLLNGGGRSSEGEVFSLKRNSWKGILHDLDHSYGATESAGILCNGSLHWYLKVSEPASDEIHAFDLAEEKFHEIQMPIQEDGHPRQPPFRIVRNLGGFLCLVGYTHTHIDIWRMMEYGIEESWEPMLRVAYSRISRNSLPLWLSRGGQLVVIHAEKELMISEPEGELEHVVTLGDFLCEAAVFVESLLSPNHYGGDERQRLLCDEDR, encoded by the coding sequence ATGAGTAAGAATTATCTACCCGAAGAAATTGTCGAAGAAATCCTCTTGCGATTGCCGGTCAAATCTTTGTTACGATTCAGGTGTGTATCTAAACTTTGGCGCTCGCTAATCTCGGATCCCCGATTCACAAAATGGCAGTTCGGGCAAGCGTCTCAGCATCCACAAAGATTACTTATATCATCCAGTTCTGAAATTCGATCCCTAGGCTGCGACGTGCCATTTGGGGACAGTTCCGCTCTCAGAGAACTCGACGTCCCATTCCAGAGAAATGGTCTCCGTGTTAGAATTATAGGGTCTTGCAATGGTCTGGTTTGTGTGGCTCTCCATTCCCATAAGGGTTTCTATATTTGGAATCCTTCAACTGGAGACCACAGGAAATTGCCAGATCCTGGTGCTCCACCAGGTGGCTTCATACATTGGCATGGTTTTGGGTATGATTCATCCACTGATGACTACAAGCTTATTGTGGCCTCTTACCGGCTTCTTAATGGTGGTGGCCGTTCAAGTGAAGGCGAGGTTTtctctttaaaaagaaattcatgGAAAGGTATTCTTCATGACCTCGACCATTCATATGGCGCGACAGAGTCAGCAGGGATCCTTTGCAATGGGTCTCTGCATTGGTACCTTAAAGTGAGCGAGCCAGCAAGTGATGAAATACATGCGTTTGATTTAGCAGAGGAGAAATTCCACGAGATACAGATGCCCATCCAGGAAGATGGACACCCTCGACAACCACCTTTCAGGATTGTGAGGAACCTTGGAGGGTTCCTGTGTTTAGTTGGTTATACTCATACCCATATAGACATATGGAGAATGATGGAATATGGAATCGAAGAATCATGGGAACCAATGCTCAGAGTTGCGTATTCTCGTATTTCCAGAAATTCACTACCGCTTTGGCTTTCGAGAGGTGGTCAGCTGGTGGTAATACATGCTGAAAAGGAGTTAATGATAAGTGAACCTGAAGGAGAGCTTGAACATGTTGTGACCTTGGGTGACTTTTTGTGTGAAGCAGCTGTCTTCGTTGAGAGTTTACTTTCACCTAATCATTACGGTGGGGATGAAAGGCAACGCCTTCTCTGTGATGAAGACCGATGA
- the LOC122317012 gene encoding F-box/kelch-repeat protein At3g23880-like yields MSTKNKQLCRRGFPPYLPENVVEEILLRLPVKSLVRFKCVSKHWRSLISNPQFAKLQFQRTSVRSQRLLISFGSEIRSLDCEAPFQDSSTPSVIAVPFQKQGRYVRIIGSCNGLVCVALYSRRYFYIWNPSTGYYRKLPDPGISLSEGIHSHGFGYDPSTDDYKLLVANFRMPPPRESEIKVFSFKRNSWKILRGLNHPGLAGSCRGSAGILCNGSLHWHIHDSREPLYGLRICRFDLAEEKFDEMLMPFWDLIEHHRDAFIGGNNRETFIVGLRNLGEYLCFMVSTTTHIEIWGMMEYGVIGSWAPMLRANYFQPVPGVTFINPLFLSRSQLVAMTAGFALMRSNPDGEILEYVEYFSGRRSTFFYATVFVESLLSPYLCLT; encoded by the coding sequence ATGTCTACCAAGAATAAACAATTATGTCGTCGAGGTTTTCCACCATATCTACCCGAAAACGTCGTCGAAGAAATACTCCTGCGGTTGCCGGTCAAGTCTTTGGTACGATTCAAATGTGTAAGTAAACATTGGCGCTCCCTAATCTCAAATCCCCAATTCGCCAAATTGCAGTTCCAGCGAACGTCTGTGCGCTCACAAAGACTTCTCATATCATTCGGTTCTGAAATTCGATCCCTAGACTGTGAGGCGCCATTTCAGGACAGTTCCACTCCCAGTGTAATTGCCGTCCCTTTCCAAAAACAGGGTCGTTATGTTAGGATCATTGGGTCTTGCAATGGTCTGGTTTGCGTGGCTCTATATAGCCGTAGGTATTTCTATATTTGGAATCCTTCAACAGGATATTACAGGAAACTGCCCGATCCTGGTATTTCACTTAGTGAAGGCATACATAGTCATGGCTTTGGATATGATCCATCCACTGATGACTACAAGCTCCTCGTGGCCAATTTTCGGATGCCTCCTCCTCGGGAAAGTGAAATTAAGGTTTTCTCTTTCAAAAGAAACTCATGGAAGATTCTTCGAGGTCTCAACCATCCAGGTCTGGCGGGCAGTTGCCGCGGTTCAGCAGGGATCCTTTGCAATGGGTCTCTGCATTGGCATATTCATGATTCCCGTGAGCCACTTTATGGTCTAAGAATATGTAGGTTTGATTTAGCCGAGGAGAAATTCGACGAAATGCTGATGCCCTTCTGGGATTTAATTGAACACCACAGGGATGCATTCATCGGTGGAAACAACAGGGAAACATTCATCGTTGGTTTGCGCAATCTTGGAGAGTACCTGTGTTTTATGGTTAGTACGACTACCCATATAGAGATATGGGGAATGATGGAATATGGAGTCATAGGATCCTGGGCGCCAATGCTTAGAGCTAATTATTTTCAGCCAGTACCGGGCGTAACATTTATAAACCCGCTTTTCCTTTCCAGAAGTCAGCTTGTGGCAATGACTGCTGGATTTGCTTTGATGAGAAGTAATCCTGATGGAGAgattcttgaatatgttgagtACTTCAGTGGCCGTCGCTCGACTTTTTTTTATGCCACTGTGTTTGTTGAGAGTCTACTTTCCCCTTATCTGTGTTTGACTTGa
- the LOC122317279 gene encoding F-box/kelch-repeat protein At3g06240-like yields the protein MSTKHLPETVVVEILLRLPVKSLLRFRYVSKRWRSLISDPRFAKSHFRQASERSQRLLISSRSEILSLDCNVPFRDSSTLREHVVPSLRRGRHVRIVGSCNGLVCVAVHRHKGFHIWNPSTGDVRKLPDPTFSLRGENYWHGFGYDPSTDDYKLLVASFLFLPRYQGSEGKLFSLKRNSWKTILLGADASSQAYESTWILCNGSLHWQLELWEELGSVWVPECRDQICVFDLAEEKFHEMLMPVEVGDRFNGIFFCALGNLGGCLYFISYNRTHINLWRMMECGVRESWALTLQIAYFHLKISRHNLAPVCISKDGQIVAINDGKELLKCNSEGEILEHVRAFSD from the coding sequence atgtCTACGAAGCATCTACCCGAAACTGTGGTAGTAGAAATCCTCTTGCGCTTGCCAGTCAAATCTTTGTTACGTTTCAGGTATGTATCTAAACGTTGGCGCTCTCTAATATCGGATCCCCGATTCGCTAAATCGCATTTCAGGCAAGCCTCCGAGCGATCGCAAAGACTTCTTATATCATCCCGTTCTGAAATTCTGTCCCTAGACTGCAACGTACCATTTAGGGACAGTTCCACTCTCCGAGAACACGTCGTCCCGTCCCTGAGACGCGGTCGTCATGTTAGGATCGTAGGGTCTTGCAATGGCCTGGTTTGTGTGGCTGTCCATCGCCATAAGGGCTTTCATATTTGGAATCCTTCAACTGGTGACGTCCGGAAATTACCAGATCCCACATTTTCACTTCGGGGGGAAAACTATTGGCATGGATTTGGATATGATCCATCCACTGATGACTACAAGCTTCTCGTGGCCTCTTTCCTGTTTCTGCCTCGTTATCAGGGAAGCGAAGGTAAGCTTTTCTCTTTGAAAAGAAATTCATGGAAAACGATTCTTCTAGGCGCCGACGCTTCAAGTCAAGCCTACGAATCAACATGGATCCTTTGCAATGGGTCTCTGCATTGGCAACTTGAACTGTGGGAGGAACTTGGATCAGTGTGGGTGCCAGAATGTCGTGACCAAATATGCGTGTTTGATTTAGCCGAGGAGAAATTCCACGAAATGCTGATGCCTGTCGAGGTTGGAGATCGTTTCAACGGGATATTTTTCTGTGCTTTGGGGAATCTTGGAGGATGCCTTTATTTTATTAGCTATAATCGTACCCATATAAATTTGTGGAGAATGATGGAATGTGGAGTCCGAGAATCGTGGGCACTAACGCTTCAAATTGcatattttcatttgaaaatatCCAGACATAATCTAGCCCCAGTTTGCATTTCTAAAGATGGTCAGATTGTGGCGATAAATGACGGAAAGGAGTTACTGAAATGTAATTCTGAAGGAGAGATTCTTGAACATGTTCGGGCTTTCAGTGACTAA